From the genome of Cognaticolwellia beringensis, one region includes:
- a CDS encoding VF530 family DNA-binding protein has translation MNKGNEPLHGIKLEQILIELEKEVGWDKMGELLNIRCFTNKPRLKSSLKFLRTTPWARSRVEILYLKTFCSKHKATGNVIRGILSQKTAVVEKTSSKPAPFVWPTLEDK, from the coding sequence ATGAATAAAGGTAATGAGCCGCTTCACGGCATAAAACTTGAACAAATCCTCATTGAACTTGAGAAAGAAGTTGGTTGGGATAAGATGGGTGAGTTACTTAATATTCGTTGTTTTACTAATAAACCGCGTCTTAAATCAAGTTTAAAATTTCTCCGTACAACCCCTTGGGCACGCAGTAGAGTTGAAATTTTATACCTGAAAACATTTTGCAGTAAGCATAAAGCAACTGGGAATGTGATCAGGGGCATACTCTCTCAAAAAACAGCCGTAGTAGAAAAGACCTCCAGCAAACCTGCTCCTTTTGTTTGGCCAACATTGGAAGATAAATAA
- a CDS encoding PQQ-dependent sugar dehydrogenase, with amino-acid sequence MPFFVNSAEVTKTKLVSQLYWADSGIPWGMAWIPNGDLLITLRSGELKVVKKGSDSAESVTGLPKVVAGGQGGLLDIALHPDYANNAWLYLSYVKADNKGNKSTAIMRAKFDGKSLSEQEDIYIAQAYSKKNSHFGSRLAFDNFGYLYFSIGDRGQRDINPQDITRDAGKVYRLYDDGRIPDDNPFVKTNGAKTAIYSYGHRNPQGMAKHPITGDIFSHEHGPRGGDEVNLIAKGKNYGWPVISYGINYSGTVFTDLTKKQGMEQPLWYWDPSIAPSGMTFVTSDKYPNWQGNILVGSLKFGQVFMLTLDGNQVVKAEIVKDDLSRVRNIKQGPDGYIYVAVDGQGIYRLILE; translated from the coding sequence ATGCCTTTTTTCGTTAATAGCGCTGAAGTAACAAAGACAAAACTTGTCTCGCAGTTGTATTGGGCTGATTCAGGTATTCCTTGGGGCATGGCGTGGATACCCAATGGTGATTTGTTAATTACCTTGCGCAGTGGTGAGTTAAAAGTCGTAAAAAAGGGCAGTGATAGTGCAGAGAGTGTTACGGGTTTGCCAAAGGTAGTCGCTGGAGGTCAAGGCGGTTTACTTGATATTGCTTTACACCCCGACTATGCCAATAACGCTTGGCTGTATTTGTCTTACGTAAAAGCTGACAACAAAGGCAATAAAAGTACCGCCATTATGCGGGCAAAGTTCGATGGTAAAAGCCTAAGCGAACAAGAAGATATTTATATTGCTCAAGCTTACAGTAAAAAAAATTCTCATTTTGGCAGTCGATTAGCGTTTGATAACTTTGGTTATTTGTATTTTTCTATTGGTGATAGAGGCCAAAGAGATATTAACCCTCAGGATATTACACGTGATGCCGGTAAAGTTTATCGGTTATATGATGACGGTCGTATACCCGATGATAATCCCTTTGTTAAAACTAACGGCGCTAAAACTGCAATTTATTCTTATGGCCATCGCAACCCGCAAGGTATGGCCAAGCACCCTATAACAGGCGATATTTTTAGCCATGAGCACGGTCCGCGTGGTGGTGATGAAGTCAATCTTATTGCTAAAGGTAAGAATTATGGTTGGCCAGTTATTAGTTATGGCATTAATTATTCTGGTACTGTCTTTACAGACTTAACGAAAAAGCAGGGTATGGAGCAACCTTTATGGTACTGGGATCCCTCAATAGCACCTTCAGGTATGACGTTTGTAACCAGTGACAAGTACCCTAACTGGCAAGGTAATATTCTGGTTGGTTCATTAAAGTTTGGTCAGGTCTTCATGCTAACACTAGACGGTAACCAAGTTGTTAAGGCGGAAATAGTTAAAGATGATCTAAGCCGTGTGCGTAATATTAAACAGGGACCCGATGGTTATATCTATGTTGCGGTTGATGGTCAGGGGATTTATAGATTAATACTTGAATAG
- a CDS encoding MBL fold metallo-hydrolase, protein MLSLYLRKKCHSSFILIAIILLTSWSASSISMEFPNTFPKTWINGVDCAAEAKGQVHQYNENLFIIRQSVCTNFEAPFIYLLFGKNKVLMQDSGASDFGQRQIVDNIIKKWLIDNDLNTIELIVSHSHGHGDHVAGDSLFIDRPNTQVIGKDLDSVKRFFGFNHWPDGIYQLDLGGRRIDILPLPGHQDAHLALYDYETQILFTGDSLYPGRIYFKQENFVAFSKSLKKLYKYAQTKTVKHILGTHIEMTKQPGVDYPFTTKAHKNERKLQLTIQHLEQLVNWLPNAKLPVKKQVFDDFILYPTN, encoded by the coding sequence ATGTTATCACTTTATTTAAGAAAAAAATGCCATTCATCTTTCATATTAATAGCCATAATATTACTGACAAGTTGGTCTGCGTCATCAATTTCAATGGAGTTCCCTAATACATTCCCAAAAACATGGATAAATGGTGTTGATTGCGCGGCAGAAGCTAAAGGGCAAGTGCATCAGTACAATGAAAACCTATTTATTATACGCCAGTCAGTGTGTACTAATTTTGAAGCCCCTTTTATTTATTTGCTCTTTGGCAAAAACAAAGTATTAATGCAAGATTCTGGCGCGTCAGACTTTGGGCAACGCCAAATAGTCGATAATATTATCAAAAAGTGGTTAATTGATAACGATCTCAACACCATTGAGCTTATTGTTAGTCATAGCCACGGACATGGTGACCATGTGGCGGGCGATAGCCTATTTATAGACAGACCTAATACGCAAGTAATTGGCAAAGATCTTGACTCGGTTAAGCGTTTCTTTGGTTTTAATCATTGGCCAGATGGCATTTATCAATTAGATTTGGGCGGTCGGCGCATTGATATTTTACCATTGCCAGGACACCAAGATGCGCACCTAGCATTATATGATTATGAAACTCAGATTTTGTTTACCGGAGACTCTTTATATCCCGGACGCATTTACTTTAAACAGGAAAATTTTGTGGCCTTTAGTAAGAGTTTGAAAAAGCTGTACAAATATGCTCAAACAAAAACAGTAAAGCACATTTTAGGTACTCATATTGAGATGACAAAACAACCAGGTGTCGACTATCCATTTACAACCAAAGCGCATAAAAATGAGCGTAAATTACAACTAACAATACAACACCTAGAACAGTTAGTTAACTGGTTACCAAACGCAAAGTTGCCAGTAAAAAAGCAAGTGTTTGATGATTTCATTCTTTATCCAACTAACTAA
- a CDS encoding type II secretion system protein GspD has protein sequence MCIGINVCRILTLVILSACSSVNENKHSTQANPAESAAVKAENLNKPTIPNLYGIPSNTSLKLVHNSGNNQVKSKVENPQAAFYADIDHCGIDNTTKKQKSFALKDLMLEEIRLSNHDLSSMAMTLNLMGYKVLDASVETASQFNCDELPVIVLPSQANNLKVAFGENNSEGYNISDAGGTKISPLGTSNVAELDRLLVYYHPSKANKFEKLKWLVYEKLDVPAPQVYIETMVLEIREEDSQEFGIQYDKVDGDKSISIGSLMPGLDTFNYLKNSIIDPLNGENVYSPGQQERVYLKAMIEEGKAEVLSRPSVLAVSNRQAFIQIVDVIQSPELRSTLSQTGGLQVSSYEFSPLLIGITLNLKPRVSADRRWLTLELDITVESEDDENNGEVYAPTEEGGRVLLAEKQGSSSKKVRTFARIPDRTPIIIGGLVSKSTEEREGKVPLLGDIPVIGKLFTSVDDEIQRRELIIVLTPYILSEDSHSIMSNRPNESVTKKNKESVLFN, from the coding sequence ATGTGTATTGGGATAAATGTTTGCCGCATACTGACTCTGGTGATATTGAGTGCATGTAGCTCGGTAAATGAAAACAAACATTCAACACAAGCAAACCCTGCTGAATCGGCTGCTGTAAAAGCTGAAAACTTAAATAAGCCAACCATCCCCAATTTGTATGGTATTCCCTCAAATACGTCGCTTAAATTGGTGCATAACAGCGGCAACAATCAAGTAAAGTCGAAAGTAGAAAACCCCCAAGCTGCTTTTTATGCTGATATTGACCACTGCGGTATAGATAACACCACCAAAAAACAAAAATCCTTCGCTTTAAAAGACTTAATGTTGGAAGAAATTCGCTTGTCTAATCATGACTTGTCGAGCATGGCAATGACCTTAAACCTTATGGGATATAAAGTGTTAGACGCTAGCGTCGAAACAGCAAGTCAGTTTAATTGTGATGAACTGCCGGTTATTGTTTTACCTTCTCAAGCGAATAATCTTAAAGTAGCTTTTGGTGAAAATAATAGCGAGGGATATAACATATCAGATGCGGGTGGCACTAAAATTAGCCCGCTTGGCACGTCAAATGTCGCAGAGCTTGATCGCTTACTGGTTTATTATCATCCATCGAAAGCCAATAAATTTGAAAAACTTAAATGGCTAGTTTATGAAAAGCTTGATGTGCCAGCACCACAGGTGTATATCGAAACTATGGTGTTAGAAATTAGAGAAGAAGACAGCCAAGAGTTTGGTATTCAGTACGATAAAGTTGATGGTGATAAATCAATTTCTATTGGTAGTTTGATGCCAGGATTAGACACCTTTAATTATTTAAAAAATTCTATTATCGACCCACTTAATGGTGAAAATGTATATTCCCCTGGTCAGCAAGAGCGGGTGTATTTAAAAGCTATGATTGAAGAGGGCAAAGCTGAAGTGCTGTCGCGACCCAGTGTACTAGCAGTAAGTAACAGGCAGGCTTTTATTCAAATTGTTGATGTTATTCAGTCGCCCGAATTACGCAGTACGCTTAGTCAAACAGGAGGATTGCAAGTTAGTTCTTATGAATTTAGCCCGTTATTGATCGGCATAACCTTAAATTTAAAACCTAGAGTTTCAGCTGACAGAAGATGGTTAACTTTAGAGCTTGATATTACCGTTGAGTCGGAAGATGACGAAAATAATGGTGAAGTTTATGCCCCTACTGAAGAAGGAGGGCGTGTGCTTTTGGCTGAAAAACAAGGGTCATCAAGTAAGAAAGTACGAACATTTGCACGTATTCCTGATAGAACACCGATCATTATTGGTGGTTTAGTCAGTAAAAGCACGGAAGAACGTGAAGGAAAAGTGCCCTTACTTGGCGATATTCCGGTGATAGGTAAGTTATTTACCTCGGTGGATGATGAAATTCAGCGGCGTGAACTTATTATTGTTTTAACACCGTATATTTTGTCTGAAGATTCGCACAGCATTATGTCTAATCGACCTAATGAAAGCGTAACGAAAAAAAATAAAGAGTCAGTTTTATTTAATTAA
- a CDS encoding peptidylprolyl isomerase: protein MFRILLVLLSLFMSLQVFAANTEGQYIQPSNLSPKVRVETNMGNITIELDRYRAKITTNNFLGYVTRGQYNKTLIHRVEDGYLIQGGGFMTNYTDVEHDEPIFNESGNGLKNKTGTIAMAKQLTDAHSATNQFFINLNDNSNLDPGRSWGYAVFGEVVEGYEVLEAIAQVEVGYSEQLGYTTVPKKMITIIRVVILDEAL, encoded by the coding sequence GTGTTCAGAATTTTACTAGTTTTGCTTAGCTTATTTATGTCGTTACAGGTGTTTGCTGCAAATACAGAAGGACAATATATTCAACCGAGTAATTTATCCCCGAAAGTTCGAGTAGAAACCAATATGGGTAATATCACTATTGAACTTGACCGCTACCGAGCGAAAATTACGACTAATAACTTTTTAGGTTATGTCACGCGAGGACAATATAATAAAACGCTGATCCACCGTGTAGAAGATGGCTACCTCATTCAAGGAGGTGGTTTTATGACTAACTATACTGACGTTGAGCACGACGAGCCTATTTTTAATGAGTCTGGTAATGGCTTAAAAAATAAAACGGGCACTATTGCAATGGCAAAGCAGCTTACTGATGCGCATTCAGCAACAAATCAATTTTTTATTAACTTAAACGACAATAGTAACTTAGACCCTGGCAGATCATGGGGTTATGCGGTTTTTGGCGAAGTTGTCGAAGGTTACGAAGTTCTGGAAGCTATCGCACAAGTAGAAGTGGGTTACAGTGAGCAATTAGGCTACACCACCGTACCAAAAAAAATGATCACTATCATCAGAGTCGTTATTCTTGATGAAGCGCTTTGA
- a CDS encoding RNA-binding S4 domain-containing protein, with amino-acid sequence MSAHSTYDICVEPIELYKLLKIANMVGGGGEAKTMISEGHIKVNNEVTVQKRKKIRHGDIIELNGKAIKIAYNPAQKSAEFINTVVSATKNAKKKKRANSKAPVATSEAGTKPSTERVKRKPTSV; translated from the coding sequence ATGTCTGCACACTCAACTTACGACATTTGTGTTGAACCTATAGAACTTTATAAATTACTTAAAATTGCCAATATGGTTGGCGGTGGCGGCGAAGCTAAAACCATGATCAGTGAAGGTCATATTAAAGTAAATAACGAAGTTACCGTGCAAAAGCGTAAAAAAATTCGCCATGGCGATATTATCGAACTTAACGGTAAAGCTATTAAAATCGCTTATAACCCTGCCCAAAAATCAGCAGAGTTCATTAATACCGTTGTTTCAGCGACTAAAAATGCAAAAAAGAAAAAAAGAGCAAACAGTAAAGCGCCGGTTGCTACATCAGAAGCTGGTACTAAACCATCGACTGAACGAGTGAAAAGAAAACCTACTTCAGTTTAA
- a CDS encoding type III PLP-dependent enzyme: MALSTQLKDYTIKLPAAAVAANQSECFAYAQPTNQEIEQLAAQFGAPLMVLDCEAIRRQYHALKNALPGVALHFALKPLPHAAVVRTLLAEGASFDLATSGEIDLVASEGVPSERTIHSHPIKRDSDIRDALAYGCTVFVVDNINELEKFIAYKDQAEILVRLSFRNKDAFADLSKKFGCSQEMAIEIITYAQQLGIRIKGLSFHVGSQTASPTKYVDAINTCAKVIAQVSELGLPALSTLDIGGGFPVPYSADVLPIDVFCAPINVALAQLPETMQILAEPGRFIVASCVTSVASVMGQAEREGKTWYYLDDGIYGSFSGLMFDEAAYPIDSAKQDGMRFDSVLAGPTCDSIDVVSESIMLPKLNNGDLIISRMMGAYTLATATDFNFFKRAEVVVLNEQVHSQVLTG; the protein is encoded by the coding sequence ATGGCTTTATCGACTCAATTAAAAGATTACACAATCAAACTACCTGCAGCAGCGGTTGCGGCTAACCAAAGCGAATGTTTTGCTTATGCGCAACCAACTAATCAAGAAATTGAACAACTAGCAGCACAGTTTGGCGCGCCTTTAATGGTGCTTGACTGCGAAGCTATTCGTCGCCAATACCATGCCCTTAAAAATGCACTACCCGGTGTTGCATTGCACTTTGCATTAAAGCCTTTGCCACATGCAGCGGTTGTACGCACATTATTAGCAGAAGGCGCGAGCTTTGATTTAGCCACCAGCGGCGAAATTGATTTAGTGGCAAGTGAAGGCGTACCGAGCGAGCGTACTATTCACTCACACCCAATCAAGCGTGATAGCGACATTCGTGATGCACTAGCCTATGGCTGTACTGTATTTGTGGTAGATAACATCAACGAACTAGAAAAATTTATTGCTTACAAAGATCAAGCAGAAATTTTGGTACGTTTAAGCTTTCGCAACAAAGATGCCTTTGCCGATTTATCTAAAAAGTTTGGTTGCAGTCAAGAAATGGCAATCGAGATTATTACCTACGCACAACAATTAGGTATTCGTATTAAAGGTTTATCGTTTCATGTTGGTTCGCAAACAGCTAGCCCAACTAAATACGTTGACGCGATTAACACTTGTGCAAAAGTGATTGCACAAGTAAGTGAACTTGGTTTACCGGCATTGAGCACGTTAGATATAGGTGGCGGTTTTCCGGTGCCTTACAGCGCTGATGTACTGCCAATTGATGTATTTTGTGCGCCAATTAACGTAGCACTTGCACAATTGCCAGAAACCATGCAAATACTTGCTGAGCCTGGTCGCTTTATTGTTGCAAGCTGTGTAACCAGCGTGGCATCTGTCATGGGTCAAGCCGAGCGTGAAGGTAAAACATGGTACTACTTAGATGACGGTATTTACGGCTCGTTCAGCGGCTTAATGTTTGATGAAGCAGCATACCCAATCGACAGTGCAAAACAAGACGGCATGCGTTTTGACTCTGTACTAGCAGGCCCAACATGCGACAGCATTGACGTAGTTAGCGAGTCAATTATGTTACCTAAGCTAAACAATGGTGATTTAATTATCAGCCGAATGATGGGGGCGTATACCCTAGCAACGGCTACCGATTTTAACTTCTTCAAACGTGCTGAAGTAGTGGTATTAAATGAGCAAGTACACAGCCAAGTATTAACGGGCTAA
- a CDS encoding YiiX/YebB-like N1pC/P60 family cysteine hydrolase: protein MSVKNLEQKQSILSRIGNALGDKLATFLNKPRASYTTFSTLSTEQLKESLLPGDILLIEGDSRISTAIKYLTQSTWSHVCMYIGDKPHLLPLLEADLVEGVITVPLEKYAGFNMRICRPVSLTEEDTDALLDFVTSRIGLQYDTKNIIDLMRYLLPTPPVPLRFRRRLLEFGSGDPTKAICSTLVAQAFQSIRYPILPLKIPDKTKSDAREVPARGISRLKPRFLTKSRLEKRHYSHFIPRDFDLSPYFEVVKPTLKTGFNYKDIQWVDQTGDITRHSDTK from the coding sequence ATGTCGGTAAAAAACCTAGAGCAAAAGCAGAGTATACTCTCTCGTATTGGTAATGCGCTGGGTGACAAGTTAGCGACGTTTTTGAATAAACCACGCGCTTCTTATACAACCTTCAGTACGCTTTCTACAGAGCAGTTAAAAGAGAGCCTACTACCCGGCGACATACTGTTAATCGAGGGCGATAGCCGCATCAGTACAGCGATTAAGTATTTAACCCAATCGACTTGGTCTCATGTTTGTATGTATATTGGCGATAAACCTCACTTATTACCTTTGTTAGAAGCCGATTTAGTGGAGGGTGTTATTACCGTGCCGTTAGAAAAGTATGCTGGATTTAATATGCGTATTTGCCGGCCAGTGAGCCTTACTGAAGAAGATACTGACGCCTTGCTCGATTTTGTAACTTCACGCATTGGCCTACAATACGACACCAAGAATATAATTGATTTAATGCGTTATTTGTTGCCTACGCCACCGGTGCCTCTGCGTTTTCGTCGTCGGTTACTAGAATTTGGTAGTGGTGACCCAACTAAAGCGATTTGCTCTACCTTAGTTGCTCAGGCTTTTCAGTCTATTCGCTACCCGATTTTACCGCTAAAAATTCCCGATAAAACTAAGTCAGATGCGAGAGAAGTACCTGCACGAGGTATATCACGGCTAAAGCCCCGATTTCTTACTAAAAGTCGTTTAGAAAAAAGGCATTACAGCCACTTTATTCCAAGAGATTTTGATTTATCGCCATATTTTGAAGTTGTAAAACCGACACTAAAAACGGGCTTTAACTATAAAGATATTCAGTGGGTAGACCAAACTGGCGATATTACTCGACATTCTGATACAAAATAA
- a CDS encoding porin, producing MNKTLVAAWLSTIVIAPTVSAIEIYKDETNSVNIGGFIDARVINTQDETEVVNGGSRINFAFSRQLKNDWQANALLEWGVNPVGSTDIVYNNRFESIQDEFFYNRLGYIGLSHDKYGSITIGKQWGAWYDVVYRTNYGFVWDGNTAGVYTYNKDDGAVNGVGRGDKTLQYRNSFGDISFAVQTQLKNSTFYTCDNENITQEACEELLATGSDAAQQVDYNYTYGGAVTYQATDKLVLTAGVNRGEFDVTFGSGRTSKAVDLIYGVGITWGNFKHNGLYASVNVNKNKNHDTDNIGRLIDEAVGMESLFSYKFDNDIRTLFSYNILDAGTNYVIQPNFNADPKDNFKRQFFVVGLHYVFDPETVIYLEARRDYSDFTSADKAQQARMELSEDDGIAIGIRYSL from the coding sequence ATGAATAAAACATTAGTTGCAGCATGGCTTTCGACGATAGTTATTGCGCCTACAGTTTCTGCAATAGAAATTTATAAAGATGAGACTAATAGCGTTAATATTGGTGGTTTTATCGATGCCCGTGTCATTAATACTCAAGATGAAACCGAAGTTGTAAATGGTGGTTCTCGTATTAATTTTGCTTTTAGTCGTCAGTTAAAGAATGATTGGCAAGCTAATGCCTTGCTTGAATGGGGTGTAAATCCAGTCGGTAGTACCGATATTGTATACAACAATCGCTTTGAATCGATTCAAGACGAGTTTTTCTATAACCGTCTTGGTTATATCGGCTTGTCTCATGACAAATATGGCAGCATCACCATTGGCAAGCAATGGGGCGCATGGTATGACGTGGTATACCGCACAAACTATGGCTTCGTCTGGGATGGTAACACTGCAGGTGTTTACACTTACAACAAAGATGATGGTGCGGTGAATGGCGTCGGACGTGGTGACAAAACATTACAATACCGCAACAGCTTTGGCGACATAAGTTTTGCTGTTCAAACTCAGCTTAAAAACAGCACTTTTTACACCTGTGATAATGAAAATATTACCCAAGAGGCTTGTGAAGAATTATTGGCAACAGGTTCAGATGCAGCACAACAAGTTGACTATAACTACACTTATGGTGGCGCAGTAACTTATCAAGCAACTGATAAGTTGGTATTAACCGCGGGTGTAAACCGCGGCGAGTTTGATGTGACCTTTGGTAGTGGGAGAACTTCTAAAGCCGTAGACCTTATTTACGGTGTGGGCATCACGTGGGGAAACTTTAAGCACAATGGGCTTTATGCTTCAGTAAACGTCAATAAAAACAAAAATCATGATACCGATAATATCGGCCGTTTGATTGACGAAGCTGTTGGTATGGAATCATTATTTTCATACAAATTCGATAACGATATACGTACTTTGTTCTCGTACAATATTTTAGATGCGGGCACTAACTACGTCATTCAACCTAACTTTAATGCTGACCCAAAAGATAATTTTAAACGTCAATTCTTTGTAGTTGGCCTACATTATGTATTTGACCCAGAGACCGTGATATATCTTGAAGCTCGTCGTGATTATAGTGATTTCACTAGTGCAGACAAAGCGCAACAAGCCAGAATGGAATTATCTGAAGATGACGGCATTGCAATTGGTATTCGTTACTCTCTTTAA
- a CDS encoding mechanosensitive ion channel family protein — protein MNTEEIGSQITSMAILYGPKLIGAILVWIIGGWVIKIIGRVVKNALNKGGTDPSLKPFLSGIVSGLLKVMLVITVLGMLGIEMTSFIAIVGALGLAIGLAMSGTLQNFSGGVMILIFKPFKVGDFIEAQGYSGSVNEIQIFNTILKSGDNKTIIIPNGGLSTSSMINYSTEAKRRVDWTIGVGYGDDLDKAKEVIKRLCDEDERILKDPDVFIAVSALADSSVNFVVRAWVNAPDYWGVYFQMNEKVYKTFAQEGLNIPFPQMDVHIHKNDE, from the coding sequence ATGAATACAGAAGAAATTGGTAGTCAAATCACGAGTATGGCAATACTCTATGGTCCTAAATTGATAGGTGCGATCTTAGTTTGGATCATTGGTGGCTGGGTTATAAAAATCATCGGCCGTGTCGTTAAAAATGCCTTAAACAAAGGCGGAACGGACCCATCGTTAAAGCCTTTCTTGAGCGGAATTGTCAGTGGACTGCTCAAAGTTATGTTAGTTATTACGGTGCTTGGTATGTTGGGCATCGAAATGACTTCGTTTATCGCTATCGTTGGTGCGCTCGGATTAGCTATTGGCTTGGCTATGTCGGGTACGTTACAGAATTTTTCTGGCGGTGTGATGATCCTTATTTTTAAACCATTCAAAGTGGGTGATTTTATAGAAGCGCAGGGTTATAGCGGCTCTGTAAATGAAATACAGATCTTTAATACCATTTTGAAGAGCGGAGACAATAAAACTATCATTATTCCAAATGGGGGATTGTCGACCTCATCAATGATTAATTATTCAACTGAGGCGAAAAGACGTGTTGATTGGACCATTGGTGTTGGTTACGGCGATGATTTAGACAAAGCCAAAGAAGTGATTAAACGCTTATGCGATGAGGACGAGCGTATTTTAAAAGATCCCGATGTATTTATAGCCGTGTCAGCTTTGGCAGACAGCTCAGTTAATTTTGTTGTCAGAGCATGGGTAAATGCACCTGATTATTGGGGCGTTTACTTTCAAATGAATGAGAAGGTATATAAAACATTTGCCCAAGAAGGGTTAAATATTCCTTTCCCACAAATGGATGTTCACATTCATAAAAATGACGAATAG
- the ggt gene encoding gamma-glutamyltransferase, translated as MINGARFYIFVSILLFSTFSSYANSAGKVNPQVSQAAVAIPDKYAAKVAEDILLAGGNAVDAAIATGFALAVTYIDAGNIGGGGFMLIYIDGKALFLDYRETAPLTAHRDMYLNDEKAVVQNLSLIGAKAPGVPGTVAGFWEAHQRFGKLSWSKLIEPAIKLAEEGFIPANILVDNIQDHYQRFDGLTNFKTYFGSVEHGKNFKQPELAETLKRIAKNGRKEFYHGETAKLLVKQMQKSGGIISAQDLAQYKAVWREPLKANWRDYQILSSPPPSSGGFGVIQLLKMKDYLSKEFEGVTHNSEQYVHLVAEMEKRVFADRAEYLGDPAFVDIDMTHLISDEYIKRRAMEVKPNEISRLESVNPGLQSPNTTHYSIVDADGNAVSNTYTINWAYGSGVVVEGAGFLLNNEMDDFSVKPGVANIFGVVGNTANEIQPGKRMLSSMSPTILLQDNKAVMVIGTPGGSTIFTSVFQAIVNIIDFKMTPLQAASASRFHHQLLPPDLITQSPSLPLPDSTIEALTKRGYRVEPHSWEFGDIQVIWKDGEQLIPASDSRDRGVSKVIDIK; from the coding sequence ATGATAAATGGTGCTCGTTTTTATATTTTCGTTTCTATTTTACTTTTTTCAACCTTCTCTTCTTATGCTAATTCTGCGGGCAAAGTTAACCCACAAGTTTCTCAAGCAGCAGTAGCGATACCGGACAAATATGCAGCTAAAGTTGCTGAAGACATACTGCTCGCAGGCGGCAATGCGGTCGACGCAGCTATTGCCACGGGTTTTGCATTAGCTGTAACTTATATTGATGCGGGAAATATTGGTGGCGGTGGATTCATGCTGATCTACATTGACGGCAAAGCCTTGTTTTTAGACTACCGTGAAACTGCACCCTTAACCGCACATCGCGATATGTATCTTAATGATGAAAAGGCCGTTGTACAAAATTTGAGTTTAATTGGTGCTAAAGCGCCTGGCGTACCTGGCACCGTTGCCGGCTTTTGGGAAGCGCATCAGCGCTTTGGTAAACTGTCTTGGAGTAAATTAATAGAACCCGCGATTAAGCTAGCTGAAGAAGGCTTTATTCCAGCAAATATTCTCGTTGACAACATACAAGATCATTACCAACGCTTTGACGGGCTGACTAACTTTAAAACCTATTTTGGTAGTGTTGAACATGGCAAAAATTTTAAACAGCCAGAGCTTGCAGAAACCTTAAAACGCATTGCAAAAAATGGTCGTAAAGAATTTTATCATGGCGAAACAGCAAAGTTACTTGTTAAGCAAATGCAGAAAAGCGGCGGTATTATCAGTGCTCAAGATCTTGCGCAATACAAAGCCGTGTGGAGAGAGCCCTTAAAAGCAAATTGGCGCGACTATCAAATACTATCTTCTCCACCGCCAAGCTCTGGTGGCTTTGGTGTGATCCAATTACTGAAAATGAAAGACTATTTAAGTAAAGAATTTGAAGGCGTTACTCATAACTCTGAGCAGTATGTCCATTTAGTGGCTGAAATGGAAAAACGCGTCTTTGCTGATCGCGCTGAATATCTGGGCGATCCTGCCTTTGTTGATATTGACATGACACACTTAATCAGTGACGAATACATCAAACGACGCGCCATGGAAGTAAAACCAAATGAAATATCGCGTTTAGAGTCGGTCAATCCAGGACTTCAGTCTCCTAATACCACACATTACTCCATTGTTGATGCCGACGGCAACGCCGTTTCAAATACTTATACTATTAACTGGGCATATGGCTCTGGCGTGGTGGTTGAAGGTGCAGGTTTCTTATTAAACAACGAAATGGATGACTTTAGTGTTAAACCTGGAGTCGCCAATATATTCGGTGTTGTCGGAAATACCGCTAATGAAATTCAGCCGGGCAAGCGCATGTTATCTTCTATGTCGCCAACTATACTGTTGCAAGACAATAAAGCCGTTATGGTTATCGGCACACCGGGTGGCTCAACCATTTTTACTTCGGTATTCCAAGCGATAGTCAATATAATAGATTTTAAAATGACACCGCTTCAAGCCGCCAGTGCAAGCCGTTTTCATCACCAATTATTACCACCTGACCTAATCACTCAAAGCCCTTCTCTCCCGTTACCTGACAGTACAATTGAAGCCTTAACCAAACGCGGTTACCGAGTTGAACCTCACAGCTGGGAGTTTGGTGATATTCAAGTTATCTGGAAGGACGGTGAACAACTTATTCCAGCATCAGACTCGCGCGATCGCGGTGTTTCCAAAGTTATTGATATAAAATAA